Proteins from one Gammaproteobacteria bacterium genomic window:
- a CDS encoding HmuY family protein translates to MTTALNRLLWPALMILLGACASDISPSTENGGDSDGGDELAELPGPGGAQIRFADAGDYYSATVDASGSDWVYLDVDSQTQVAPASPQASEEWDIAFLGTAIKLNGGVSGTPPAGLPVVVHADKVETDSNYPFETIDGAPPEGAVDYLSDEAGGAFAQTPDYAMTRYPDADRNPNLLTGAGDHGWYYDSGRLSGNEISARANVGYVLRTVECRYYKLRMTGYVDGSGAAGHPQFDLLEIPGNECTAGGEDVAPLGLASFEIGSESTVGHADASGDDAWVYLDLSNAQQVAPAEPSNETTWDIAMMRSDIKMNGGVSGSGEVALDDRQGADWSMIVAAGAAAEWHVDEAEALAFVNYPPAENTGDGACGGINGDFGWYYYSGFCNDGEGMHHISPRDVVYVLRGRDGNYWKLRMLSYYDEAGTSAQLSFEYAPIAAP, encoded by the coding sequence ATGACAACTGCCCTGAACCGACTGCTGTGGCCCGCGCTGATGATTCTGCTGGGCGCCTGTGCCAGTGACATTTCGCCGAGCACCGAGAACGGCGGCGATTCCGACGGCGGCGACGAGCTTGCCGAACTGCCGGGGCCGGGCGGCGCGCAGATCAGGTTCGCGGACGCTGGCGACTACTACTCGGCAACGGTCGATGCCAGCGGCAGCGACTGGGTCTATCTGGACGTGGACAGCCAGACGCAGGTGGCACCCGCTTCACCGCAAGCCTCGGAGGAATGGGATATCGCCTTCCTTGGCACCGCCATCAAGCTCAACGGCGGCGTATCCGGGACTCCACCGGCTGGTCTCCCGGTGGTGGTGCACGCCGACAAGGTCGAGACTGATTCGAACTATCCGTTCGAAACCATCGACGGCGCGCCGCCCGAAGGCGCGGTGGATTACCTCAGCGACGAGGCCGGCGGCGCGTTCGCGCAAACGCCGGACTACGCCATGACCCGCTATCCCGATGCCGATCGCAACCCCAATCTGCTGACCGGTGCCGGCGATCATGGCTGGTACTACGACAGCGGCCGCCTGAGCGGCAACGAAATCAGCGCGCGCGCCAACGTGGGCTATGTGCTGCGCACCGTCGAGTGCCGTTACTACAAGCTGCGCATGACCGGCTACGTGGACGGCAGCGGGGCCGCAGGCCACCCGCAGTTCGATCTTCTGGAGATCCCCGGCAATGAGTGCACGGCCGGTGGCGAGGATGTCGCGCCGCTGGGGCTCGCCAGCTTCGAAATCGGCAGCGAAAGCACCGTCGGCCATGCCGACGCGTCCGGCGACGACGCCTGGGTCTACCTGGACCTGAGCAACGCCCAGCAGGTCGCGCCGGCCGAGCCGAGCAACGAAACGACTTGGGATATCGCGATGATGCGCTCGGACATCAAGATGAACGGTGGCGTCTCCGGCTCCGGCGAAGTCGCGCTGGATGATCGTCAGGGCGCGGACTGGAGCATGATCGTCGCCGCCGGTGCCGCAGCCGAATGGCATGTCGACGAAGCCGAGGCGCTGGCCTTCGTCAACTATCCCCCGGCCGAGAACACCGGCGATGGTGCCTGCGGCGGCATCAACGGCGATTTTGGCTGGTACTACTACTCCGGCTTCTGTAACGATGGCGAGGGCATGCACCACATCTCGCCGCGCGATGTCGTCTATGTACTGCGCGGGCGCGACGGCAACTACTGGAAGTTGCGCATGCTGAGCTACTACGATGAGGCCGGAACTTCGGCCCAGCTATCCTTTGAATACGCGCCGATCGCGGCGCCCTGA
- a CDS encoding general secretion pathway protein GspB, whose protein sequence is MSVILDALRRAEQERKLGQAPSVQVITQMPGQAPLEQRAPVAVWLLLAAVVVAIAALAIWLLWRPAPSTSPTPAAVVDAPAPDIAQTVPPLARREGPAPVSSTPVPEAPRVIRDARGLNDLDDFLPAPRPATRAAAPVISAPPATPPAPMLAPQDTRQRELPPPTGPIDRSDVAPPSADELRAVPSAATAPRLYPALRDMSPNYRSNFPSFSVDVHVYNDDPAKRWTMIELRKYLEGQTIEAGPRIVEIRRDGIVFDWKGEIVLYPTNR, encoded by the coding sequence ATGTCGGTGATCCTCGACGCCCTGCGACGTGCCGAACAGGAGCGCAAGCTCGGTCAGGCACCCAGCGTGCAGGTGATCACCCAGATGCCGGGCCAGGCGCCGCTGGAACAGCGCGCGCCGGTCGCGGTATGGCTGCTGCTCGCGGCGGTGGTGGTCGCGATCGCGGCCCTTGCGATCTGGCTGCTGTGGCGGCCGGCTCCATCCACGTCGCCGACACCCGCAGCCGTGGTCGACGCTCCGGCGCCCGATATCGCCCAGACCGTCCCGCCGCTGGCGCGGCGCGAGGGACCGGCGCCAGTCTCGTCCACACCCGTGCCCGAGGCCCCGCGGGTGATACGTGACGCGCGCGGCTTGAACGACCTGGATGATTTCCTGCCGGCGCCCCGCCCCGCGACACGCGCGGCAGCGCCGGTGATCAGCGCACCACCCGCGACGCCTCCGGCGCCGATGCTGGCCCCGCAGGACACACGGCAGCGCGAGCTGCCGCCGCCGACGGGGCCGATCGACCGCTCGGATGTGGCGCCGCCCAGCGCAGACGAGTTGCGAGCTGTCCCCAGCGCCGCGACGGCACCTCGCCTCTACCCTGCGCTGCGCGACATGTCGCCGAACTATCGCAGCAACTTCCCGTCGTTCTCGGTGGACGTGCACGTGTACAACGACGATCCGGCCAAGCGCTGGACGATGATCGAGTTGCGCAAATACCTGGAAGGTCAGACGATCGAAGCCGGCCCGCGGATCGTGGAAATCCGGCGCGACGGCATCGTCTTCGACTGGAAGGGTGAGATCGTGTTGTATCCGACGAACCGCTGA
- a CDS encoding AAA family ATPase — translation MYLAYFQLREMPFSITPDPAYLYLSPRHQEALGHLLYGTGQYGGFVQLTGEVGTGKTTVVRTLLEQKLDNVDVAVVLNPRQNELEFLQTICDELGIAYTGDATLKGLVDRLNVYLLDAHARGRRTVLIIDEAQNLSPDVLEQVRLLTNLETHKEKLLRIMLVGQPELAELLSRAELRQLSQRITARYHLEPLNVDEARQYIAHRLRVAGGDAMTFPPPVVAQIHRLTGGIPRLINVLCDRALLGAYASGTRQVTAEIVRGAAREALGARVVAAHSPRGPHWSWIAAAAVLLIAVVGLIAAIVQRNAVPAPMMEVEQTPAIAESQAEPAAEVLPVVAPSTNSSPPATDESAAVALIEQPMPLPRLMDQLIARWGSDYSVPAGSNVCEALSQQGLECFKAQGGWADLGGLNRPAILTLRTPFGENLHTLLLSLGTDSAEVLSAEGSVRLTLSQLDLLWTGEYLMLWRRETPDSLIAPGSRGSSVQWLRSKLAQAEGRTPPIPLSTTFDPELREAVRRFQRQYGLQVDGLAGAETQIQLGHIGEDEPGPTLTPEAG, via the coding sequence TTGTACCTCGCCTATTTCCAGCTCCGGGAAATGCCGTTTTCGATCACCCCGGATCCGGCCTACCTGTATCTGTCGCCGCGCCATCAGGAGGCGCTGGGCCATTTGCTGTACGGCACCGGACAATATGGCGGCTTCGTCCAGCTGACCGGCGAGGTCGGCACCGGCAAGACCACGGTGGTGCGCACGCTGCTGGAGCAGAAGCTCGACAACGTGGATGTCGCCGTGGTGCTCAATCCGCGCCAGAACGAACTCGAGTTTCTGCAGACGATCTGCGACGAACTCGGCATCGCCTATACCGGCGACGCCACGCTCAAGGGCCTGGTCGACCGGCTCAATGTCTACCTGCTGGACGCGCACGCGCGCGGCCGGCGTACGGTGCTGATCATCGACGAAGCGCAGAACCTGTCACCCGACGTGCTCGAACAGGTGCGCCTGCTGACCAACCTGGAGACGCACAAGGAAAAGCTGCTGCGCATCATGCTGGTGGGCCAGCCGGAACTCGCCGAACTGCTGTCGCGCGCCGAACTGCGCCAGCTGTCGCAGCGCATCACCGCGCGCTATCACCTGGAACCGCTCAACGTCGACGAGGCGCGCCAGTACATCGCGCACCGCCTGCGCGTGGCTGGCGGCGATGCGATGACGTTTCCGCCACCGGTGGTGGCGCAGATCCATCGACTGACCGGCGGCATACCCCGCCTCATCAACGTGCTGTGCGACCGCGCCCTGCTTGGCGCCTACGCCAGTGGTACGCGCCAGGTCACGGCCGAGATCGTGCGCGGTGCGGCGCGCGAAGCGCTCGGCGCCCGCGTGGTCGCCGCCCACAGTCCGCGCGGCCCGCACTGGAGCTGGATCGCGGCGGCCGCGGTGCTGCTGATCGCAGTGGTCGGGCTGATCGCCGCCATCGTTCAGCGCAATGCCGTGCCGGCGCCGATGATGGAGGTCGAGCAAACGCCGGCCATTGCGGAGTCGCAAGCCGAGCCGGCCGCGGAGGTGCTGCCCGTTGTGGCGCCATCGACAAACAGCTCGCCGCCAGCCACCGACGAAAGCGCAGCCGTGGCGCTGATCGAACAGCCGATGCCGCTGCCGCGGCTGATGGATCAGCTGATCGCGCGCTGGGGCAGCGACTACAGCGTGCCGGCCGGCAGCAATGTCTGCGAGGCGCTGTCGCAACAAGGCCTGGAATGCTTCAAGGCCCAGGGCGGATGGGCGGACCTGGGCGGCCTCAACCGACCCGCGATCCTGACGCTGAGAACCCCGTTCGGCGAAAACCTGCATACGCTGCTGCTGTCGCTGGGCACCGACAGCGCCGAAGTGCTCAGCGCCGAGGGCTCGGTACGGCTGACGCTGTCCCAACTCGATCTGCTGTGGACCGGCGAGTACCTGATGCTGTGGCGTCGCGAAACGCCGGATAGCCTGATCGCGCCCGGCAGCCGGGGCAGTTCGGTGCAGTGGCTGCGCAGCAAGCTGGCCCAGGCCGAGGGGCGGACACCGCCCATCCCGCTGTCGACGACGTTCGATCCCGAACTTCGCGAAGCGGTGCGTCGCTTTCAGCGCCAATACGGTCTTCAGGTGGACGGCCTGGCCGGCGCGGAAACTCAGATCCAGCTCGGTCACATCGGCGAAGACGAGCCGGGTCCCACGCTGACGCCGGAGGCCGGCTGA
- a CDS encoding GNAT family N-acetyltransferase, producing the protein MTAMHWTWHAWHEWPRDLLYASLRLRSEIFVVEQNCVFPDMDGRDPDCLHLCGVDDKGELKAYLRLVPPGVKAEYPALGRVVVKRSERGTGLGRELMRIGIQGCRQRFAGASILVSAQQHLEPFYGSLGFVRSGEPYDEDGIAHVDMLRTVKPAKEL; encoded by the coding sequence ATGACAGCGATGCATTGGACCTGGCACGCCTGGCATGAATGGCCGCGAGACCTGCTCTACGCAAGTCTGCGCCTGCGCAGCGAGATCTTCGTGGTCGAGCAGAATTGCGTGTTTCCCGATATGGACGGACGCGACCCCGATTGCCTGCATCTGTGCGGCGTCGATGACAAAGGCGAGCTCAAAGCCTATCTGCGTCTGGTGCCGCCGGGCGTGAAGGCCGAGTACCCGGCACTCGGTCGAGTGGTGGTGAAACGCTCGGAACGCGGCACCGGTCTGGGCCGCGAGCTGATGCGCATCGGCATCCAGGGTTGCCGGCAGCGCTTTGCCGGCGCGAGCATCCTGGTCTCCGCGCAGCAGCATCTGGAACCGTTCTACGGCAGTCTCGGCTTCGTGCGCAGCGGCGAACCCTACGACGAGGACGGCATCGCCCACGTCGACATGCTGCGCACGGTAAAGCCCGCAAAGGAGCTTTGA
- a CDS encoding fatty acid desaturase: MQEHKRNAQTMTTQDRINAIKSEVTAAGNEWRRRLPWLRHNDAIGSAILLLSLSGMVASGWLYLAGAMAWWLCIPVTAFFASLTHELEHDLIHRMYFRGNALAHNLMMGLVWLARPSTINPWIRRNLHLNHHKHSGTATDIEERAITNGESWGPLRLLMVGDNIMSLILRVLRLRDRELRRRLMLRGFASYFPLGWLNWGSWYAFVGFHLIDGAARIAGTPIAWSVGTMSALGVIDAVVVVLVAPNVLRTFCLHFVSSNMHYYGDVEDGNVLQQTQVLNPWWLLPAQLFCFNFGSTHGIHHFVVKEPFYIRQLTAARAHKVMREMGVRFNDLGTFRRANRYGVDERASRESVKPGANTANA; this comes from the coding sequence ATGCAGGAGCATAAGCGCAATGCGCAAACGATGACCACGCAGGACAGGATCAACGCGATCAAGTCCGAGGTGACAGCGGCCGGCAACGAATGGCGCCGACGCCTGCCGTGGCTGCGCCACAACGATGCGATCGGCAGCGCGATCCTGCTGCTGTCGCTGAGCGGTATGGTCGCCAGCGGCTGGCTGTATCTCGCCGGCGCCATGGCCTGGTGGCTGTGCATACCGGTGACGGCGTTCTTCGCCTCGCTCACGCACGAGCTGGAGCACGACCTGATCCACCGCATGTATTTCCGCGGCAACGCCTTGGCCCACAACCTGATGATGGGGCTGGTGTGGCTGGCGCGGCCGAGCACGATCAATCCGTGGATCCGGCGCAATCTGCATCTCAATCACCATAAGCATTCCGGCACCGCCACGGACATCGAGGAACGCGCCATCACCAACGGTGAGTCCTGGGGCCCGCTGCGTCTGCTGATGGTGGGCGACAACATCATGTCGCTGATCCTGCGTGTGCTGCGGCTGCGTGATCGCGAGCTGCGGCGGCGGCTGATGCTGCGCGGCTTCGCCTCGTATTTCCCGCTGGGCTGGCTCAACTGGGGCAGCTGGTATGCCTTCGTCGGCTTTCATCTGATCGACGGTGCGGCCCGAATCGCCGGTACGCCGATCGCCTGGTCGGTCGGTACGATGTCCGCGCTCGGCGTGATCGATGCGGTGGTCGTGGTGCTGGTCGCGCCCAATGTGCTGCGCACCTTCTGCCTGCACTTCGTCAGTTCCAACATGCATTACTACGGCGATGTCGAGGACGGCAACGTGCTGCAGCAGACCCAGGTTCTGAATCCCTGGTGGCTGCTTCCGGCGCAGCTGTTCTGCTTCAACTTCGGCAGCACTCACGGCATTCATCATTTCGTGGTCAAGGAACCGTTCTACATCCGCCAGCTCACGGCCGCGCGGGCGCACAAGGTGATGCGCGAGATGGGCGTGCGCTTCAATGATCTGGGCACCTTCAGACGCGCCAATCGTTATGGCGTGGACGAGCGGGCCTCGCGCGAATCGGTGAAACCCGGCGCCAACACCGCGAACGCTTGA
- a CDS encoding AraC family transcriptional regulator, which produces MPLLDRAGLDRKLLDDPTARYPQDKLTAFWRLAVEASGDETLGLKVSRYLTPTTFHALGFASASASTLREAFEQIERYFRVVSNTGGLGLDRVGEVYKLRITLPGDGPAPADEAIDAFVSIFVRTCRSRVGRDYSPLRIRLRRPEPVDPQAFLDVFRCPVEFAADDNVLIFDRATLEKPLSDANPELARHNEQVLVRLLAELERSDIRARVHAALIDLLSRGEPSAEKVAATLHMSLRSLQRKLAEIGVNYETLLTNTRHELALSYIHDTRYSVAEITYLLGFSDSSSFSRAFRRWTGLSPSAYRQQTDQ; this is translated from the coding sequence ATGCCGCTGCTCGACCGCGCCGGGCTTGATCGCAAACTGCTCGACGATCCGACCGCGCGCTATCCGCAGGACAAGCTCACGGCCTTCTGGAGACTGGCCGTGGAGGCCAGCGGCGATGAAACGCTGGGCCTGAAGGTCTCCCGCTATCTGACGCCCACGACCTTCCACGCGCTGGGCTTTGCCTCGGCTTCGGCCTCGACGCTGCGCGAAGCCTTCGAACAGATCGAGCGTTACTTTCGCGTGGTCAGCAACACCGGCGGACTCGGCCTGGACCGTGTCGGCGAGGTATACAAACTGAGAATCACGCTGCCGGGCGACGGACCGGCGCCCGCCGACGAGGCAATCGATGCCTTCGTCTCGATCTTCGTGCGCACCTGCCGCAGCCGTGTCGGTCGTGACTATTCGCCGCTGCGGATTCGTCTGCGACGCCCCGAACCCGTCGATCCGCAGGCGTTCCTGGACGTGTTCCGCTGCCCGGTCGAGTTCGCAGCCGATGACAATGTGCTGATCTTCGACCGCGCCACGCTGGAAAAGCCGCTGAGCGACGCCAACCCGGAGCTGGCCCGCCACAACGAACAGGTGCTGGTACGGCTGCTGGCCGAACTGGAACGCTCCGACATCCGCGCCCGCGTCCACGCGGCCCTGATCGACCTGCTGTCACGCGGCGAGCCCAGCGCCGAGAAAGTGGCCGCGACGCTGCACATGAGCCTGCGCAGCCTGCAACGCAAACTCGCCGAGATCGGCGTCAACTACGAAACCCTGCTGACGAACACGCGCCACGAACTGGCGCTGTCGTACATTCACGACACGCGCTACAGCGTGGCCGAGATCACCTACCTGCTCGGCTTCTCGGACAGCAGCAGCTTTTCGCGCGCGTTCCGCCGCTGGACCGGGCTTTCTCCCAGCGCCTACCGGCAACAAACCGATCAATGA
- a CDS encoding DUF2470 domain-containing protein, protein MSDDANQDLIAARRLYAQSQQGVLSTISKSMDGFPFGSVITFAPDATGAPVILISDIAEHTRNLKADPRVSLIVLEGGGDAQETGRLTVIGEAQRVGESEAVAERYYRRFPHASGYHQAHDFAFYRIQPVRIRYIGGFGRIHWYSPDQVLLANPFAGSAEDGMIRHMNEDHVEAMRDYCRLAGVECADEAPRMSGVDANGFELFIGKRMLRIDFETPAATPIEVRQALVALAKRARAAAAA, encoded by the coding sequence ATGTCCGATGACGCAAACCAGGATCTGATCGCCGCGCGCCGGCTCTACGCACAGAGTCAGCAGGGCGTGCTGTCCACGATCTCCAAGTCCATGGACGGATTCCCGTTCGGCTCCGTGATCACTTTCGCGCCGGATGCCACGGGTGCGCCGGTGATCCTGATTAGCGATATCGCCGAACACACGCGAAACCTCAAGGCCGATCCGCGCGTCTCCCTGATCGTGCTCGAAGGCGGCGGCGATGCGCAGGAAACCGGGCGCCTTACCGTGATCGGAGAAGCGCAGCGCGTGGGTGAATCCGAAGCGGTGGCGGAGCGCTATTACCGGCGATTCCCGCATGCCAGCGGCTACCATCAGGCACACGATTTTGCGTTCTACCGCATCCAGCCGGTGCGCATTCGCTACATCGGCGGCTTCGGGCGGATTCACTGGTATTCGCCGGATCAGGTGCTGCTGGCCAATCCTTTCGCCGGCAGCGCCGAGGACGGCATGATCCGTCACATGAACGAGGATCATGTCGAGGCGATGCGCGACTACTGTCGTCTGGCCGGAGTGGAATGTGCAGATGAAGCGCCGCGAATGTCCGGGGTGGATGCCAACGGCTTCGAACTGTTTATCGGCAAGCGCATGCTGCGTATCGATTTCGAGACGCCGGCCGCCACGCCCATTGAGGTGCGTCAGGCCTTGGTGGCGCTGGCCAAACGCGCCCGGGCGGCCGCGGCGGCGTGA